Below is a window of Musa acuminata AAA Group cultivar baxijiao chromosome BXJ3-11, Cavendish_Baxijiao_AAA, whole genome shotgun sequence DNA.
CCTCGGTGAATCTGCTACCTGCAAACAGAACATTGTCATTAGAATCATAAATGGCAAAGCCAATACCATGATTCTTGTTTGGACTAGACCAAGAACCATCTGAATTAAGTTTGAACCAACCCTACAGCAGGTGTCTCCGATCTACTTCATGAGAAATCTCTCATTTGTCCCTTCAGGAAACTTGGAATCAGCAAAATTGCCTTGGGTTTAGGCTGATTAAATTTGGCATCACTTCTAGTTTGCCGCGACAGAAACCAAAAACCCATGGCAATTAAGGCTCTTAGGATCAAAAACATTCAACAAAGACAAATCATCTCCTTCACTGAGCCAGCTTCCCAAGTGCCACTCCTTCATGCTGAAGTGGATGTTCAGATGGAGCTGAAAAAAGAATGTTTACTGAGAATTCACATTGTAAAAAGAGGTGGTTAATGGATTGAATGTCATTTTCACATAACCAACAGAGACGAGGAGGAGCTGTCTGCATGGTGGCAGGTTCGTCAACAGTAGGGAGTTTTTTGTGCAAGAGTTCCCAGTAGAACAGGACTTTTTTGGCTGCTGGCAGCTTCCATAAAGCCTCTTAATGTTTGATTACACTAAGTTGGGTCATTTAAAGGCATGTAGTTTGATTTCCTACAGCTTCAAGTAATCCTTCATGCTTGTCTATGATTGACACCTTGGATAATTCCAAGTGTAGTGACACTAAACCTGTGTTTTACCATTGGTCCATTAAGGAACATGGCATCTTAATTAACTTCATGTATGAGTATGATAAATAAAACTGTAATATTTACAGCTAGGTGTATAAGGAATTTTAAACATAACATTTGCATTATCTTATGACAATTAATTTTTGATTATGAATGCATTTTGATTTTGTAGTGATCTTTCAGATGTATCTTGGAATCAAATAGCTTTGAATTATTTTTCAAATATGTGGAACTGCCGACCTTTGATATAGCTTCAGATGCTCTTGCTACCTTCAAGGTCAGTTTTAGTAACACTCTGCATTTGGCTTTTACTTATGTTCATGCTGTAGACTCCAGAATTATGTTCATGCATTCTCCTATATTTACTTATGGACAATTTTTGCAGGACTTGCTTATAAAGCATGAAACTGTGGTCTCTGAGTTTCTGATTTCACATTATGATCAGGTCTGCTAATAAGTTCTTCATGTACCAACTCAGTTGTTCATTGATTAAATTTTCCCAAATCCAACTTAGTGTGATAATTTGCTGGAAAGTTGTTATGTTAGTTGGGTAAGATGTTTCGGCGTGCTCTGTCAAGTTGTCTGATTGAAGAGTGTCGTTGCAGTTCTTTGAGCTCTATGAGAAGCTACTGACATCTCCAAACTATGTAACAAGAAGACAATCCTTGAAGGTTAGTTCTATCAGTAATCTACATTTAGCTTCCGTCTcaaagtttctgtcttttataatTGCATTCATGTCAATTATTGTTTAGATTCTCTCGGATTTCCTTTTGGAATCCCAAAATCTGCAAACAATGAAGCActtcattctagaagttcgattctTGAATATTATGATGGCACTATTAAAGGTACATGATTTTTCATCATATTTCTACAACTCTAGTTTTACTAGCTTATTGTATGTTTCTTAAAGTATATTTTAGGTTTTTGTGCTACTATTTCATGGTTTCTATGTTTTCCAATGAGATCTTTAATATTTGGTATTTTTAATGGTTGGGGATCCTGTGCATATGTTCAGTAATGTGCAAAATGATAGAGGAGTTTGAttctatttaaattatatatagatTCATATCCAGATGCCTGTTAAGAGGGCGACAAACTTATATTAGTTCCAGAGAATCTTTCCATAAATGGTTATGCTGCTTAGTTCTGGTATATAGCTCATATGAGTGGGCACAAAATGTGTTTTACCCTTTCTGTCCCTTATTTCAGTAAAATTGCATCAGATCCTgacaaatataatttattaaaatccTCTCCCTCTTAACCACTTGACCGGCAACCCCTATCTGCAACCTCTCTCTATTTTCTCTATCCCCACCCTCGGTtcacaatccaacacttgatgaGGAGTTTAATCACTGGTAACATATAAAATTTGTCCTGTCCATTAAGACCACAAAATCAACAGGAGTCTTCGGCATCTAAATAAAGATACATATTGAAGCTACTTAGTCACCAGTGTCTAGATAGTGGATCTTTGATTTGATGATGGTTTCAAAGGTAATTAATCCTATACTATTTTAtatgatttgatgtcttaaatGTTTGGCTACATTAAGAATCAAAAGGATTAGAATGTGGCTAAAGCTCATTTTTCCAGGCCTTAAGAGTTTGACACTGCATGCACAGCTGAATGTTTCTTTCTTCACATGGACGGGTGAAAGTTGTCCTGATTTAAGAAATATCTGCTGATAGACTGTTTTCTTAATATCCTGTAAAAAGATAATTGACTTCAGCTGTCAACACTTCATCTAGTTATTTTCTGCTTGAACTAGGGAACCTCCAGAAAGAGAAGAGAATGCCTATGAACTTTGAAATCTGTTTGCTTGGAATGACTGCCAAAATTTCTGCTCCATAGTTGGCTATAGAATGTTTAAATATGTACCTGATGTCTTGAAATTGATTTCTGGGATAATAGTTCTTTTATGCTGTTTCTGTTTCATTTGATATCATTGGTTTGGGGTGTTTATATTAAGTTTCAATTGTCATATATGTCCTAATTTTATGTGTACATTTTTGTGTTCTTGTCCATGTGCCATGTTCTTTTCAGGACACAAGCAAGAATATCCAGATTTCTGCCTTCCACATTTTTAAGGTAGTTTGTCGCTCACATCCTTTTGACACATTTTATGCTACATTTTTTCTAATTGTATGTTCCAACTAGAAACCTGCTGACAGTGGGTATTTCTTATGTTTTCCTATCTTCTGATGTTTAACATGAAGATGAACCATAAAATTCAGGATTCAGTTTTGGTTAACTAATTGGTTTGAAGTCATATATTATTCACAGTTGCTTATGGTTCCTTGTATTGCCTTAAAAAGTATTTCGATTTTGTATCTAAACTCGATCTGACTACAGCTTGAATGTGTGCATTTTCTCTCTATGGCACATTTTCATAGTATTTTGCTAGGGTTTCTGAAAGGGTTATTTGCTATTTAACCAGGAAGATGATGTGTTCTTGATATAAATAGCAATAGGTTTTTAACTGAAGCCTAAGCTCCAGGAATAAGATGGGTTCTTTCTATTATTGACAATGGTTTTTTAATGGTTTAAGAGACAGTTGTTATGCAATATCGGCTTCCTACTAATAAATGTTCTTGTACAATTCTTTTTCTTGAAATTAGGTATTTGTGGCTAATCCAAACAAGCCACCGGAAATTATCAATGTCCTGATAGACAACCATGAAGAACTTTTGATGTCACTGCAAAATCTTCCTATgagcaaaggtaaaattctctgTCATTGCATCTGTTCTTCGACAAGCTATCCATCAGACATGTTCATGCACAAAAGAGATTGGAAAATATCAGTATGGTTAGGCCAAAAAGGAACAAATAAATCATCATTCTTTTTACTTTCACATGCTCCTACCTCTGTTTTCCCCTCCACAACCAATAAACACATGAGCCGCTGATAAATAAGATACATCTTTGAGTAGTAGTTTCTCTCTGACCGGCACTTGTATCAGCTGACAACTACTACTTTCACTTTGTGTGTTACTGTAGGTGAAGATGATCAATTTGAAGAGGAGAAAGATCTAATCATCAAGGAGATCGAGAAACTTTCGGGTCTATGAAATGCCAGTACATAGGTCTGCCttcctaattaattatatatatctacTTTATTTGATTATAATGTTTGCGAGGTGTTCATGATGGCTCTCATTCATAAAGGTATTTTAATGTTTAATTAAACCTGGTTTTAGATCAACACTAATGGAGATGGGTGTATCTTTCTCTATCTGTGTGTGCTAATCAATAGAACTGTGGTGACCCCAAGGACGAGATAGGACATAGCAACTCTTTTGTGAAATCACTGTGGAACTTGTTACATAGATAGGACAACAGAACTCTGGTTGGTAAACCTGTTTGAAATCACTATGGAACTCTTACGGAACTGCTGTTGATATGCCCGTACAAAGGACGTAGCAAACAAGTTTGGTATTGTTCCAGTGAGTCGTTACTAGGAACAAATGGTGAAAATTAAAATGACAATAGGATATGAGTGCCAAAAAGGATCAATATAGTTGTTGAAAGTTGCATCAAGTTGATGTATGAAGAGATAATAATGCACACAAAAAAAGAGACCGTTCGAAGGATATAATTGCAATTCTGATGATATTTATATGAGCCAAACTTCTATGCCTCTTATCATCCCAAGAAAAAAAGGGAAGTAGTGTACCTTCATTAACTATCGAATCTATTTAATCGGATTGTTTCAAGATTGATTGATCTGATTTGATTAAtcagtttataattttaaataatttttttgttcaattggatgataatataatatttatgaaattaaaCCCATGTTTAATTAATCGATTAAGGGTTTAAGATAATTAATTCAATAGAGttgattttttaatcaaaattaatttaaatcaatTTTAACCAAAGAAGGATATCCCAAATCAGAATCATTCATAAAATCAATTTGGTtcgtatttatttttttgtttgatttaaatACCCTTGGGTCCCATAATGGATCGTTCCGTATGGGTGAGAGGGTGGCGAGTTACGGAGGAGatgagtttttatttgtttttggcGCGGAGGTTAGATTCTCGGGGCGAGATTCTGGCGGACGCTTCTGCTGCCACCCCTCTCCCATccccaccgccccccccccccctcccctcctcctccccccgCTCCTTCCCTCCCGATCACACATCATGCTTTGGATGAATACTCAGCAATGTGCTCTTATGGACGGTAAGCCAACTCATCTAATCCATACCAGCAGGACACAAATCTACTTCTCAGAGCCAAAAAGAGAAAACCAGCAATACATGCTAAACCATAAGCACATTAAAACTCTACCCACTCTTGTCTACGAGAACACAGTTCACTGGATCACAGTTGCCTTGCTCCATATTCTGACCTAGAGAAGATTGCTTATGTACACCATCAATGGATAACACATCCAAACCCATTTCTCGTCTTGCAGAATCCGCAACCGTATATTCAAGCTTTCAGCAAAGAATACAAACTCGGGAAACCATAAATTCGCAGCCAAAATCGAGGAAATCTGTAACATAATCCCCAATAGTTTCCTACATGGAAGAAGCAGCTATTTCAGAATATTCAGAATATCGGCGAAGCAACAACAACATTCCATAAAGTCGAATCCTAGTAACAGATTATCTTTCCGCTACATTCAAAAGTCGTCTTGCCAATGTCTTGAAACATATTCAATTTTCTCTAGCAACAAATCAGTTGTCAGTAGAGGAAGACAAGTTCTAGACAACAATACCAACAGAAGGGTTCTCAAGTCAAAGCCTCTCGCTCAAATCTCTCATCTTATGGTGCTAACATCTTAATTCATACAGATCCAAATAAATTAATCAAGTGCAAATGTTTCTTTTGCCTAAGAAGAATTAGTTACGTAGTCTGATTTGCATTCTGTCCTTCAGAAAATTAACTGTCATAAAGCAACAAAAAAGCATTTCTACTAGTCTATGGGAATATTTTAAAAAGACAGTCCTAGTGTGACAAACTAACAGATGATACGGTACACAAGTATGAATAAAGCCGGCGACGTAACACACTTACATGCGCTATGCTAAATAATTTGTGACATAATCTGGATATGCAATACATGATTCTCCATACACCAGGAAGAAAATAGTGGATTGCCACACAACAATTGGTTCAATATACTTGTTGCGTTGCACATCAATCcacactattatatatatatatatataatagtagcTTCGTGTGAGATGCACAAACACAATATGTGACACGCGTAAAGGGATACTATCATAAGATATGAATCTAAAAGAAGAGACATAGAGTCGAACGTTGTCACAAGCATAAAACATCGAGTATCAGAAGAGGCTAGAGAATCAAGATGGATAAATGAATTACTTTGATGTAAAAGCATATATAACAACAGATCTCCAACTTTAGTATCACGTACAATATATTTAGTTTACCGATCACTGAAATAGAAAGTTCTGAGCAAAAAGATCAAGAACAATTTGCATGAAGCAGAAACATTTCTAACACATGTTAGCACAAGTGGTAGACAATTGTAGTATCTAATTTCGAATGAAGAAGAGTAGACAAAATAAAGGCATTTCACTGACAAAATAAAAGAACTTGGAGTACATTCAAAATGCCCCAAACAATTACCAATGACCGCAAGCAACCATTATGCGCTTAACTAAAGTACACAACCCATAAACCGACACATGCGTTCATAACAGAGGTACCCATGGTCTAGCATCGGTAGCTGGTTGGTCCTAGCATTGACGCATCTGCAGCAGGTCAAGATAATCAAaagtcaaacatttcaaggaagctAAAATAAGTAGTTCTTTTTTTCTCACTTCGACAAAAACTTCAGAATTTACTTTTCGGACAAAAACTTCAGAATTTAATCTATCCAAATGCTAAAGATTTTTTCTATAAACATATTAACTATGAAGACTGAAAAAGAAACAAATTCTgcataatttatcaaaaataaagaaagaaagcatTCGAGCTTAGACATTGTAAACATCTTTACCTTGAGTTGATTCAGGTATCCTTGCGGCCACTATCAGCAAGTACCAACAACTCCCTCTTCCTTAACAAGCCCACCTTGAGAAGCTTTGAGGGCTCCTGTTTCATCCCTCACCACTTGACCCATGGGATTGGGGGCATGAGCCAAACTAGTCAACCTACCCTTCGCCTCATCGGCCATGACATGGTTCTGCACCCCTATCAACGGATCCGCCTTATTCGTAGCTTCCACGGTGCCCTGAACTGGTGTCTGCGCCATCCCTAGAGGCTCCTGAAACCTCATCCATCTATCCCGCTCTCTGTTTTGAACTCTCTTCTGTCCCACCATGGCTGCAACTGTGCTACTCAACTTCGGCATCTTTTTCTTTGGGTCCATGACTTCAGGTCTGGGATCCGGTGCTGCAATATGATCGGTTTCcttgttcttcttctccttctcggtCTGCGACAACAGAAGAACCTTTTCGAGGGCTTCCCTCGCTCGCTTCCTCGCAACCGCTGCCTCCCTGACCTTCCTCTCCGCGTCTGCCCTGGTGGCCGCGGCCGCCCTGCCCATGGACACAGCCGCCAGTTTCGCGGCGGCCAGAAGCACCTTAGCCGACTTGAGATCTATTGATTTCTCCGCCACGAGCGAGAAGTAGGACGAGGAACCACCAAGGTCGGAGCAGCTAGGGCAGACGAAGGATGCGGCGGGATTCGGGAGGCAGGCGGAGTGGGCGACGGCGGGGCAACCGGAGCAGCGCACGACGGGGGATGTACCGCCGTCGAGGAGGAGATCGAAGCAGGAGGTACAGAAGGCGCCGGGGTGGTAGCGGAGGACGCAGGAGGTGCAGAGGCGGCAGAAGACGGTGCGGTGGCGGACGTGGTGGAGCGGCCAGGGGTCACGAGCGCCACACCCGTCTCCGCCGCATCCGGCTGGCCGGAGGTCCCTCTTCACCTGAGCGTGCGTCGTCATGGCCGCCGCACCATCACGATTCACGGCCTCGAAACCCTATAACAAGAGAGATCTCGCGGCGTGGACGTTAGCGTTGAGGCCTCCCCCAAATCAAtcaatcgagagagagagagagagcgcaatCTGTCGCAATTTCGGGGATTCTTCTCCCCTCGTCTTTGAGCTTCGTTTTAGGGTTTGGGGTTCTCAAACGGCTCACCGTGGTCCGGTGCGGCCACGAGCGAACTCGGTGGGACCAGCAATCGAGAGAGTAGCCCGTCGGGTGCGCGTCGTTGGGTCAGTTTTCCGCAGTCAAAAAGCTGCTAAcctcgtgcaatgcacgtgatttTACCGTAGGTTTCCGAAGACGTTCTCCTCGATGTCTACGTAATTAGGCTCAGTTCGATCTCAGCCACGTGGCTTCATTCCGTGTGTGTGATCACTCCAATCTTGGATAACCAACGGTTAGATGAGAGGAAACCAGTATCACGTGCAGTTCGGTACAATGGACTCGACGAGATCACAAAACGGTTCGGCCCAATCCCCAGTGTGCCGTTGTGATCGAAGGATCCCAAGAGAGGAAGCAGGGGAGGTGATCACCGTCGCCTTTTCCCCGTAGCCGGAGCACTAATAATGAAGCAGAAGATGAGACCCTTCAAAGACGAGTTCTCCTTCCGTTCGCCCTCCTCTCCTCTCGATTCCCCTTCCCCGATTCCATAGAAAGTTCTTCATTTCTTCTCTTGTTTCTTCCCGTGTGTGGCAGAGGAGCGGCTCGCGGAATCGAGGGATATCCTCGCCAAGTACCCCGATCGAGTGCCGGTAATGACCTAGCCTTCTTTGACTCTTGATTTGCCTCAAATCTATCGCGTATTAATGGGTGGAGATGGCGAAGATTTCCACTTGCTCCTATTTGGGAATGATCGTGGTTGCGTCACGTCAATGTTAGAGTCTTGCTGAGCATATTTTGGGTCTTAATTCTACCGATGCCAGTAGCATAGAAAAAGCCCTAATTTTGGGCTTAATTGCGAGAACTCTATAGTCATTATAAATAGTAATTACTACATGTTAAGAATCATGTGAACCGTGTTGTGATTAAGGTGTATTTAGTTTCTATAGTCATTATACATAGTAATTACTACATGTTAAGAATCATGTGAACCATGTTGTGATTAAGGTGTATTTAGTTTCTATAGTCATTATACATAGTAATTACTACATGTTAAGAATCATGTGAATCTTGTTGTGATTAAGGTGTATTTAGTTTCTGGTGTGAGTCAAACACCGGCACATTTCACCAATATAGCTTCCATGATAGTTGCCTTATAGctatttgatttttcattttGCTTCATCGGGTAATTGTTGATAGGTTCTCGAGGAGTGCTCTCCCGGATATGGAAAAGAGAAAGTAAGTCAAGTGTTTCCTCAACCATATAGTAGCACTTCATCATGTAATAGTCAAATTTGctgctttttgttttttttatcattacaTACTTctagttattttatttttgtgtgtgtgtggaagaactttttttccccttttcatTATTCTTTGCTTGCATTGTAGTTCTAGTTGTTTATAGGATCGCACTGTTCAAACTTTAAGTGTGCCCTTAACTATGGTTATTTTGTACATTCAATATGCCATGTTGTTAGATGTATTTTTGTTAAAGCAAAACTGCAAGCATCCATATAAATGCAACTGTTGAATATTTTGCTCATTTGAATCTCATGTGGTAATATAGTGGTGATGAGTTCTCAGCTACTGTGCAAAGGAATAATAGGTCATTTTGTCATATAgttacctttttcttaggctatgTTAATCTTGTGTATTGTAAAGGTATTTAATATATTGTCAAATGGAAGAAGAATGAAGTAAATTGGCTATGGTAGAGATAATCCCAGGCTATAGCTTCATTTAGTCAGTGAGGGACCTCTGGCAATGACTTCTTTGACCTTCTTCtacctctcttttcttttcttttttttcccaacATGAAAGAAGAATTATATTATCTTATGGAATGGATACAATATAAACCAAGTGATTCTGAAAACAAGATGGATACTAGTGAGTAGGATAACCTCCACTCCAGAATTTACAGGATGGGTAGCTGGACCAAAATTGGCTGCCTAATTGGAACTCTGGACCGTTCCCTACAAACATGTATTTTGAACTCCCAAAACACATTCCAGGATACCAAGAATGACTCTTATAATACAAGCAATAACCCAAGTATGCTTGTCATTGTTGTTCAACATGTCAACCAAAACATGCAGGTTCTACCTGTAGGCAATGAATGCCAGGCATCCCTTCTGCATTCATTCCTCGATGTATTGTGCTCCACAAAACAGAAGAGCTATCAGCACTCAGTTTATAACATCCCTGTTGGGTCTTTCTCATCTACATGCTCTACAAGGCATCAGTTATAGCCTGGGATTGATTTTTCTTGTTGTTGTTATCTTTTCCTGGAAGTCATGCATATTTGCTTATGTTATCACTGTTCTCTCATGATGCTCAGGGTGGATACTTGTTATGTTATCAATGTAAGGACATAGCTAGGGAACAACAACAAATCATGGTTTTCAACTACTTATGCTGATTACATGGATCATTTCCTACCATTGAGTTCTTATAaagcaatattactagttgatcaAAAGGACATAAGATGAGTAGGATACTTGAATCAACACATAAAAGATGAGTAGAATACTTGAGAGTCAACACATGTTTACTGGGGGTCAAACCCTTATTGTTGCTAGGAAATAATGATCTAAACTGTCTTCCTACAAAAGAAATTATTTGGTGATGTGCATATGGATTTCTCTTGTCtagagatttatatataaatgacctTCTTATCGCCTTTACCATCCTTCTGCAGATATCTGGTGCCGAGAGACATGTCTGTTGGGCAATCCATTTACATATGAAGTGATCCTGGGAAAGCCCTTTTTGTGTTTGTCAAAAATACCTTACCACCAACAGGCACTAGTCTGTATTGTCTTCTTCATGCATTCACCACAAGATCGATTCATTTCTGGTCATGCGTGCTTCTCCATAACTGATTTCACAGCCACACTTTTGGATTCCATATACGAGTCATACAAAGATGTGGACGGCTTCCTGTACATGTCTACAGTGGCGGAAAGATTTTTGGTTAAGTAAATATTGATATATATCAATGATCTATATAAACAGTGATGTGTAAATGATGATGATGGGGATGTTTTATtcagggctaattatatattatgctCTATGGTTAGTTATATTTAACGTCTTAGCCTTTACACTTTAAAAAATACATTGACATttttatagttacgaaagtgaaacatctagattCATTAACACTAATGATGTTAGTTTTACCAATAGAAACacgaaaataaaagataaaaagataattttaacgttcggTGACGAATGACATCAGTGGTAGTAGATGACTATGGTGGTAGCGGACGACGGCATCGTTGGCGTTGATGTCAACATAATTACTTTGTTGCCTTCGACGATGATAAGGTCCACTCTCATCGCAACACCACTTGCCTCCACGAGGAGCGTCATGTCGATCTCATCGTTGCGCACCCTACGTCGACGTAGATGGTGGTGGCCACTCCCTATCCCCGTACACCTTTGCCATCTCATTCTTCTGGGAGTAGCGTCTCAGAATCCTCAAATCCTTCTCCCACCTCGTCATAGCTGACGATGCCTTTGCACTCCCTCTTCCTCCCCTAATCTGCTCGCACTCGAAACTCTCCATCATGCGTAAGAAGTGCTTCGTCGTCTCTCCCGACCTATTTGCAATTGTGCACGCCTTTTGCTCCAATGGCCTCCCGCACGACTGTGACGACGTGGATGAGCTCTGGTTAGTGCCCAACGCCATGCCACAGAAGGTAGCGCCCATCGTGTGGGAGGCCATTGGAGCAATTTAGTCGACAATGGACATTGTTCTCTATGGCACACTGTCCATCGTGTAGGAGGTCATTATAACAATTGGGTTGGCAATGGACGTGATGCCATAAAGGGCAACATCCATCATACGAGAGGCCATTGGAGCAACTGGGTTGGCGATGATTGTTGCCCTCTATCGCATGTCATCCATCGTGTGAGAGGTTAATGGAGCAATTGGGCCGACGATGGACGTCACCCTCTGTGGTGACGCATTGGGCACTAACCAGAGCTCATTCATTTCATCCCTCGACGTGGATGAGTCGAGGGAGGCGATGGAGAGTTCGAAGTGGGAGCGTACCAGGGGAGAGAGGGGAAGGAGGGGGTAGGCAGAGACATTCTTAACGGCAATAGGATGAGAGAGAGATTTGAGGATTCCGGGATACTGCTCCTAAGAGAATGAGACTGCGAAAAAGTCGAAGGATGGGGAGCGACCCCCACCATATACGTTAGGTAGAGCGGGAAATGATGAGGTTAGCAATGTGTTCCTCGTGGAGGCATATGACATCACAATGAGAGACGACCTTATTATCGTCAGAGGTAGCCAAGTAACTGCATCGTCATCGATGCTAGTGACATTGTTGTGCGCAACCACTAACATCGTCCGAGAT
It encodes the following:
- the LOC103972389 gene encoding autophagy-related protein 8i, which codes for MKQKMRPFKDEFSFQERLAESRDILAKYPDRVPVLEECSPGYGKEKVSQVFPQPYSSTSSYIWCRETCLLGNPFTYEVILGKPFLCLSKIPYHQQALVCIVFFMHSPQDRFISGHACFSITDFTATLLDSIYESYKDVDGFLYMSTVAERFLVK
- the LOC103972387 gene encoding uncharacterized protein LOC103972387 — translated: MSFLFKSSPRPKPTPAELAKAIKESFLALDTSTFAKALEEVQKNILSMRQMLSGDGEVEPNEDHISQLAIEICKGDVLALFIHKLPSLSWEARKDLVHCWSSLLMQNCCVEYIENNLELVDFLVICYNNKEIALSCGNMLRECIKYPTLAKCILESNSFELFFKYVELPTFDIASDALATFKDLLIKHETVVSEFLISHYDQFFELYEKLLTSPNYVTRRQSLKILSDFLLESQNLQTMKHFILEVRFLNIMMALLKDTSKNIQISAFHIFKVFVANPNKPPEIINVLIDNHEELLMSLQNLPMSKGEDDQFEEEKDLIIKEIEKLSGL
- the LOC135652692 gene encoding uncharacterized protein LOC135652692, coding for MTTHAQVKRDLRPAGCGGDGCGARDPWPLHHVRHRTVFCRLCTSCVLRYHPGAFCTSCFDLLLDGGTSPVVRCSGCPAVAHSACLPNPAASFVCPSCSDLGGSSSYFSLVAEKSIDLKSAKVLLAAAKLAAVSMGRAAAATRADAERKVREAAVARKRAREALEKVLLLSQTEKEKKNKETDHIAAPDPRPEVMDPKKKMPKLSSTVAAMVGQKRVQNRERDRWMRFQEPLGMAQTPVQGTVEATNKADPLIGVQNHVMADEAKGRLTSLAHAPNPMGQVVRDETGALKASQGGLVKEEGVVGTC